A part of Halorhodospira halophila genomic DNA contains:
- the rplL gene encoding 50S ribosomal protein L7/L12, translated as MAASKDEILESIANMSVMEVVELIEAMEEKFGVTAAAAVAAAPAAGGGGGDEGAAAEEQTEFDVILSSHGDNKVGVIKAVRGVTGLGLKEAKEVVEGCPAPIKEGASKEEADDIKAKLEEAGASVELK; from the coding sequence ATGGCCGCTTCGAAAGACGAGATCCTTGAGTCCATTGCCAACATGAGCGTCATGGAGGTCGTGGAGCTCATCGAGGCGATGGAAGAGAAGTTCGGCGTCACCGCGGCCGCGGCCGTGGCCGCTGCGCCCGCTGCCGGCGGTGGTGGCGGCGACGAGGGCGCCGCCGCCGAGGAGCAGACCGAGTTCGACGTGATCCTCAGCTCCCACGGCGACAACAAGGTCGGCGTCATCAAGGCCGTGCGCGGCGTGACCGGCCTGGGCCTGAAGGAGGCGAAGGAGGTCGTCGAGGGCTGCCCCGCGCCGATCAAGGAAGGCGCCTCCAAGGAAGAGGCCGACGACATCAAGGCCAAGCTGGAAGAGGCGGGGGCGAGCGTCGAGCTCAAGTGA